CCTGACTACGGCAGCAAAGATTTTTCCAGCATACAGCAGCTATACCAAGCGCCCCGCTAAACCTAGCAAGCTGATCTGCACTATCATTGTTAATCCAATACCACTAAGCATTGCTATATAAAAATATGCTGTACCAACGCTTAGTTGCTATCATTGCCTCTCATTAACATACATGGACAGTGCGATAAGCAATAGCCGTTTGCAAACCATAGCCAAGGAATCGCCACTTGAAACAAGCCGTAAGCTCACTCACTCTCACCCTATTATTACTCAGCCTAGGCATGGCAACGCAAGCAGCAATTCCGGCCATGCCCGCCACCATAGAGTTTCATGTCTACCCTTTGTACAGCGCCAAACTACGCCAAGTTTGGGCCAGTGGTTATCAACAGCAATTGGCCTCAGAGGCCGGCATTAAAACCCAGTTTAAAACTGCAAACTCCTTAGCTGAGTTCATCCACAACACGCAAAGCCCTAGCCACAAATTAGTGGCCAGCCCGCTACACGTTGCTTTATACCTGCAAAAAACCTACGGCTACACGCTGCTTATGCAACAAATATATAGTACGGAATGGGTGCTGATCAGCAAGAAAAGTACAGCCTTTAACGGGCCAGACTCCTTAAACGGGCAATGCCTAGCGGTACCCGATCAACTGGACGCACTTAGCATTGCTGCACTAGCGGAAATCAATCTGTTAAAAAAATCGCAAACGCAGTTTCAAGTGATAGATAAAACCACCCAAGATCAAAGCCTATTCGCCGTTGCTAAAGGCGAATGCGCCTTTGCTATTGTCGCCGACTTAGTGGTAGAAAAAGCGCTGCGCTCATCATTGCAAAACATAAAATACGATATGCGCGGCGGCAAAAAATCTATGTCCTTGGTGTTTAGCCTATCTCCACAAACGCCTGCCGCTCTACAACAAGTCATACAGCAGTCGCTACTCGAGATAGGGCATGGGCCGAAACAAAATAGCAACTTTCTTAGCCCGCCCGCACAGACCATAAGCTCACAGGGTGATGATATTCAGGCTAATAACACGACCCTGAATGCACTAGACGTTATAGAGCAACAGCTAGATGCAAAAAAACTTTAACGCCATACCAGTGATATTAATCTTTTAGCAGAGGATGATCTTCAGGTAACTGCCTAGCTATCCACAGGGCTAATTTATGGCGCATATTAGGCTCGTTATCTTGCCCTTTAGCCAAGGGCTGTATGAGTTTATCGTGAGCCAACAAGCGATAAAGATAGGTCACTTTATTTTTTGCCGAGTCGCTAGCTTCAAATTCACCTACGCCCCGCTTTTTAATATACACCGCGCCAACTCTTAAGGCTTCGGTGACTAACTCGGGTTCATTTTTTATTTTTTTCATAGTAGCTGTGCCTTAATAGTAGCTGTGCCTTATTAGCCAGTGCATAGCCTTAGTTATGACCCGCGTAACTGACGTTGTAGGTTGTTATGGACATGACTTAATCGACTAACTCTATCTCAAGGCTATCAAGTAGCCTAACAGCCTCAAAACGACTAAATTTAGCTTGTTTAATGACGTTTTGGTAAATATTTATATCGTAGTTAGACGCTTCTGAAAAATCCGCCCCCGACAAATTACTGTTAGAGAATAGACTCCCCGATAGATCGGTATAGGTGAAATTTGAACAGCTGAAATCGCCTTCTCGAAAGTCAACATCGTGCGCCTTACACTCTTCCAGCACTAGATCTTTCATAGCCAGCCCATAAAAGGACGAGTCATTCAGTATTGAGCGGTAAAACTTAATGGGCGAGCTTAATAGCAACCCTGACCACCAAGCCTTAGTCCAATTCACCCCTATGAGCTTTGACTCGCGAAAATAAACCTCAGAAAACTTACTGTAGGCTATGTTGACAAGGCTTAAGTTGCAGTTAATAAATTCACAATCAACAAAATTGCATTTATTAAACGTCGCTTCGCTAAAGTCACAGCCTTTAAATGTACAGCCCTCAAAGTCTATGGCAGTAATTGCCTGTGCAGAAAAATCTAAGCCTTTAAAATGCTCTGACCAGTATTCACTTTTTTCTGCCAAATTCACCAAACGTCACCACTATATAAATATGACTCACCTGCAGAAACAGATTATCGCCTACCGAAAATATCAAGAACAGGCACTTAGGCCTCGTCTATGGGGCCACGGTATTTAATCTGCACGCCCTTTAAAAAGTGCCGCAGTATTTGATCTTTACATTCTCTATAGTGCTTATGTTCCGGCTTCCTAAAAAAGGCACTGAGCTCATGTTTACTCATACGAAAATCGGCAGAACTCATCACCTCTAGCATATCCTCAGCTTGTAAGTTGAGGGCTATTTTCATTTTTTTCAAAACAATATTGTGATTAAGACGCGATTCGGGCTCAGGCTGCGGGCCATCTTTTTTGCCGCGCTTATCTATAATCAAACCATTGAGAAAAGTTGCTAGGCTGCGATCATTGATTGTTTGGTAGGCGGGGTCATCGTCTTTTTTTAACCAGTCGCTGATCTCCTCGCGGCTGACAATACTATCGGCCAAAGCAAAAATGGCGATCATTTTGGTATCGTTAAAATCAAAAGCGTAGCGTATACGCCGCAACACATCGTTATTGGTCATGCAAAAGTCCTAGGTAAACGTTCAAAATAAGCCTGCGAAAGCGGCCTAGCTTTCTATGCTTTCAGTATCTGCTGTGCCTGTAGTGCTATCACTATCCTGCTCCAGCTTTAACCTTTCCGCTTTCGAGATATAGCGCGGTTTAGCCTTGCCATTGAGCCTAGCATTAGCCTGCTTCACTTTCTTTTTAAATACTTGATTGATTTTCTTTTTACGGTTCATAGGGCAAACAATGCTAAGCCGAGGAAGATAAGGCTGCGAATAATAACATTTGCAGAGCCTCTACGCATCGCCTTGCCCCACTAACAGCCGTAAACAAGCTGTGCTAGACTTACGCAAGTAATAGCTTACAAACACAATAAAACGATTACACAGGGATCACTAGCATGAACCTCAAAGCATTCACTGCGGCATTACCGCTGCCCAGCCTACTCATCACCAGCTTATTGATAACCGCCTGCGGCAGCCCCGCAAGCCCGCCCGCAGATAGCGCCGACCTGATACTGCAGGGCGGCCAAGTTTACACCCTAGACCCACAACAACCATGGGCCGAAGCCGTTGCCATCAAACAAGGCAAAATCATCTATGTGGGCGACAGTGCCGGGGCTGCAGCCTATAAAGGCAGTAACACCCAACTCAGCGAGCTCAACGGTAAGATGCTATTACCCGCCTTTCAAGACAGCCATATACACCCCGTTAGCGGCGGTTTGGCCTATGGCAAATGCCCACTGTTTGGCCTCAAAAAGCTAGAGGCCGTGCTGGCCGCGGTAGCAGATTGCGTGAGCCAAACCCCCGATGATAGCCCCATCTTTGCACGCGGCTGGGGTTGGGAGGTATTTAACGGTGAGCAGCCTCACAAACAACAATTAGACGCCATCAGCAGCACACGCCCCATCATCACCAAAGACACCGATGGCCACACCCTATGGGTTAACTCTGCCGCCTTACAACTGGCGGGCATCACCCGCAGCAGCCAAAGCCCCGCGGGTGGCGCCATAACTAAAGATAAAAAAACCGGCGAACCTACAGGCACCTTAATGGAAGGGCCAGCGATGAAACTGGTCACCGACAAACTACCGGCAGTAACCACTGGCCAGGTAGTGGACGCTTTGCGCTATACCCAAAACTATCTTCATGGCCTAGGCATTACTGCCATGCAAGACGCCAACGTCAACATCTCCGGCAGCAACCCCAACACCACTCTGGACGCCTATGCGCAAATGCGTGACAGCGGCGAACTAAAATTGCGAGTGTCAGCCGCACTGGGCTGGAACCCCGGCGCAGGGCTAGACCAAATCGACAATATCATTAAGGCCCGAGACAACTATTCCGGCGGCAGGCTGCAAGCCAACACGGTGAAGTTTTGGGCCGACGGTATTATCGAAACCCGCACCGCCTATATGCTGGATCCCTATAGCGACGCCCCCGATAATCGCGGTTTCTTAATGATACCTGACAAGGAATTAGTAGAAGGCGGCCGCCTACTCGATGCTGAAGGCTTTCAGCTACACATACACGCCATCGGTGATGGCACCGTTAGAAAAGCCCTGGATGTGATAGAAAATGCCCGCAAGCATAACGGCAAGCGCGACAGCCGCCACCTCACCGCCCATACCCAAATCGTACATCCCGATGACATTGCACGCTTTGGCCAACTGGATGTGATCGCCGGCTTTTCACCCTACTGGGCCTACGCCGACGACTATGTGCTTAACATCAACCCACCGCAATTAGGGCCTGTGCGCATGGGCTGGATGTACCCCATCAACAGCATTCAACAAAGCGGCGGCCGCATTGCCTTTGGCAGCGATTGGTCAGTAAGCACCGCCGACCCACTGCTAGCCATTGAAACTGCCGTCACCCGCATTAGCCCCCACAACGGCGAAGACACACCCGCCCTCATACCCAAAGAGCGCATCAGCTTAGCGCAAGCTATAAGCGCTTACACCTTGGGTGCCGCCTACGCTAACTTTCTAGACCAGCAAACCGGCTCTATACAAGTGGGCAAATACGCTGACTTGGTAGTGCTTAGCGATAATCTATTTGAAGTGGCGCCCGCAGATATTTCTGAAGCCAAGGTAACGGCTACTATTATGGAAGGTGCAGTGGTTTACGGTGAACTGAACTAATGATGATTGTAGGCAAGGATGCCTAAACCCTTTCTGCCCCCAAGCAAGCCTATACACTTCGACAGTTCTTGCCCCTCTCTCTTTTTTGCTAAAAGCTTTACCTATAATTAATAGAGAGGATTTTTAAAACTTCATATCAGAACAATCTTCCTAGCTAGGTTGGTGTAAGCGTTTACCACAGCTGAGCCTAACAATGGCCAGCCCCCCTCTCAATCTACTCTCTAGCCACATAAAACCCTCTAAAGAATATTGGCGAATTATCAAAGCCGCTTTTTTTAAATACATTGGGCCCAAAGACTCAGCGCTTGGTCAGCCCTCACCTCCACACCTCACCTTCAGACCTCACCGGTATGAAATCAACCCTATAGGTCAATTGGCAGTCATTTTTCAATCACTTACCGTTAAAAGTAGAGAAAGGTAATTTTTATTATTGTTGATATTCACCACAGTATAGAATTTTTACCGCCACCGGATCACTAGGCTCCCCCAATAACCAGAATCGCCATAAAAGGCTATATTATTCAAATAGATAAGGATATTGATCATTAAAAAAGCGTTTCTAAATAGAGGCTATGACTAAAGCCTACACACTCAACCCGCAGAGCAACGTTAGAATGGCGCAAAAACATACCTCCATTATTAAAATAATCTAATACACCGCCAATAATGTTGTCGATTTCTTGTTGTTTGTGTCGCAAAAAAATAATTAAACCTACGCCCAAAACAACATGATGTATAAACGTTGATAGCAACAAGAAATAAACAATAGCCAATGTTGTAAGTAACATTATTACGACTCAAGTTTAAAACCACTACAGCAATAGAAGTCATCACCTAGAAGGAAGTCAGTATGTCTGAGCCCGTTAAAGTCACACGAAATGGTCGAGTGCTCGAAATTGTCCTCGATAACCCTAAAGCCAATGCCATAAATATCACCATTAGCCAGCGCCTGGGGGAAGCCTTTGTTCTGCTGCGCGACGACCCAGAACTACGTGTCGGTATTATTACCGGTGGCGGCGACCGTATATTTTGTGCGGGCTGGGACTTAAAAGCGCTTAACGCGGGCGAAATGTCGACTAACAATTGGTGGGAGGATGACTACGGCCCAGGTGGTTTTGCCGGTTTAACCGAATTATGGGATTTAAACAAACCCGTAATCGGCGCCCTTAATGGCCTTACCATTGGTGGTGGCTTTGAACTCGCGCTTGCCTGTGACCTACTGATTGCTGGTGACAACGTTGAATTTTCCCTACCTGAATTACCTCTAGGATTAGTACCAGACGCTGGCGCCATCCAACGCCTCGCTAAACGCCTACCTTATAACAAAGCTATTGAAATGTTTCTGATTGGCGAACGTATGAGTGCGGCCGAAGCGGCTAGCTATGGATTGGTCAATAAGGTCGTACCTCAAGATAAACTGATGGAAACTGCCAGAGCCTGGGCTAATCAACTCGCTGAATCAGCGCCATTGGCGGTGCAATCTATAAAAGAGCTTATGCGCGCAACGGAAGGTGACACCATTAAGGAATCATTCAACACCGTTCGCACAGCAGACCTACCGACTTACCGTGCGCTATTAACATCCGAAGATGCTCAGGAAGGCGTGCAAGCGTTTGTCGAAAAACGCGACCCTAGCTTTAAAGGTGAATAATTTACCAGCGTAATTTATCCATAGTCTTTGACGTTTTAATGTGGTGATTGAAGTCAATCAGCACATTAAAAGAAGATATAATAATACGGAGTTTTCACATGTCTCAAAAATTTTCTCCAATAAAGCCTAGTGACGTTAAATATGTCACTTGTATTGGTGCCGGCCCCATAGGTGCAGGTTGGGCTGCCTATTTTTTAGCCCACGGCTATCACGTCACCAGCTACATCCACGATCTTAAAGAAGAAAAGCTATTGCGCGCGTTAATTGAAAATGCCTGGATTAGTTTAGAAGCATTAGGACTTTCTGAAGGCGCTTCATTAGAAAACTTTAGCTGCACTAATGATTTAGCAAAAGCAGTGGCCAAGGCTGAATTTATTCAAGAAAGCATTCCAGAAAACCTCGGTTTAAAGCAAGCGCTCTATACCAAACTCGGGGAGCTAGTTGCTGCTAATGTAGTTATAGCCTCCAGCACCTCCGGTCTTTCCATGACTGATATCCAAGCGCAGTGCTCAACCCCCCATCGCACAGTCGTTGGCCACCCCTTTAACCCTCCCTATCTACTCCCCCTTGTGGAGATGGTTAAAGGCGAAAAAACCCTTCCCGAAGCCGTAGACTGGTTGGTTGAATTTTATAAATCGGCCGGCAAAGCTCCTTTAGTTCTCTCAAAAGACATCCCAGGTTTTATTGCCACCCGCTTGCAAGAAGCTATTTGGCGCGAAGCTTTGCACATGGTAGATAACAACGAAGCTACCGTAGAAGAAATAGATTTTGCCATCACCAACGGCCCCGGCCCCCGCTGGGCACTGATGGGCCCTTGTTTAACCTTCCACAATGGTGGCGGCGAAGGCGGTATGGCCTATAACCTAGACCAGTTTGGGCCTACTCTTAAAATCCCCTGGACTCGCCTTGTAGCGCCTGAACTCACACAAGAGCTTAGGGACAAAATGGTAGATGGTTGTATTCGCGAAGCCGGTGAACACGATTACATCAGCCTAAGCCGCGCAAGAGATGCTGGTTTAGTCGCCATTCAGAAAGCCTTGAAAGGAATGACCTTACCGCTAAGCTAGTCATTTACCTGACTACCCAGTAGCAGTATTTGCAAGTAAGAGGCATTATATAAATAGTATCTATTTGCAAGTTATTGCTAGCTGGGCAGCAATACCGTCCATTAAAAATGGCCGGAAATTGATAGTAATTTTCTGCACCCCCTCTAAACATAAGCAAACAGTACAATACAGCAAGTCATTAACTGTTTGGCCACTCATCAAACAACAGCTAAGCCTTACACTCTAATTGCATTAGATTTCCGCATCATTCAACAATTAATTTATCGCAGCAAATCTATTATAAAAACTAATAATACCTCCCTAGGATAGGCTATCGATATAAACTACCCAGCGAAATCAACAACCAAAAAAAACCGCTATCTAACAAGTAGATAACGGTAAAGTGTGTTCGGGTATTACGGACGGGAGCTCCAATCCCTATGTGTAAAAATATTACTAAAGGTCGTCCAGCACTGCGCGAGCAGTCCTAAAGCTATCAATAGCTGCAGGCACGCCACAATAAATAGCCGTTTGTAACAACGCCTCCATAATTTCCTCTTTGCTACAACCATTATTAATAGCGCCTACCAAGTGTAGCTTTAATTCATGGGGACGGTTTAAAGCCGTAAGCATAACTAGATTCAATAAACTACGCGTTTTACGTGGCAAGCCATCGCGGGCCCATACACTGCCCCAGCAGTACTCTGTGACTAACTCCTGTAACGGCATGGTAAAGTCATCGGCATTGTTTATCGAGTCATTAACATACTCTTCACCGACAACTTCTTTTCGTATTTTCAAACCCTCTTCAAATTTTTTAGATGACATATTATTCCTCCAATAAATTAGTAATGATGACTAATACCTAGATCGAATGTTGATTCATATTTATGGGGCGCTAAAATAACGCTAGCTATATTGCCTCTAAATGAGGCAATGAACTCATTGTTCCACGATGGAACATCAGTGGTTGCTGCTCAGCACTGGAAGATTCCATATGGATAACTTCGCCTACCAAAATATGATGATCACCACCTTCATAAATTTCCCACAGCCGACACTCAATTAGCGCTAGGCAATCATTCAGCACAGGGATACCGCTATCACTCATATGCCAAGCTATATCCCCAATATCAACATCCCGTTTAGCAAATGCCCAAGCTGTTTCAGCTTGAGATGCCGTTAATATGTGTACCGCAAATTTTTTGTGTTTAACAATATGCTGACAAGAAACCGATGTTTTTTGCGGGCAAACCATGATTAAAGGCGGGTCCAAAGAAACCGCGCTAAAAGCATTGACCGTTAAGCCGGTGAGCCCGCCATCGCCATCCGCCGCCGTCACTACGACCACCCCTGTGGCAAATTGCCCAAGAACTGATCGATAGAGTGTTTGATCAACCATGCTAATTCCTTACTGTAACAATCATACGGACTAATTTTTCTTTAAAATCATTGCATGCGGAAAGGATCATCAATCGGCTCAACGGAAGTATTGATCCAAATAGTTTTCTCACGCGTATAATCATAAATAGCCTGTAAACCAGACTCGCGCCCATGCCCACTATCTTTATAACCACCAAAGGGCGCCATAGGAGAGACTGTTCGATAAGTATTTAACCAGACAATACCGGCACGTATCGCCTTAGACATGCGTATACCCCTGCCAAGATCGCTGGTAAACACGCCTGAGGCCAGACCAAAATTGGTATCGTTGGCAATTTTAATCGCATCCTGCTCATCACGGAAACGAAGCACACTGACAACGGGACCAAACATTTCTTTATTTGCCACTTCCACATCCATACTGGGGCATTCAATAATAGTCGGCTCATAATACAAGCCACCGTTATCTAAATGAGGAGGGCGTCGACCGCCGTGAACTAGTTTACCGCCCATCGCCAATGACTTGGCGACACTGGCTTCAATGTTGGCTAACTGATTACGGGTTGCTAACGGCCCCATTTGACTCTCATCATCCAGCGGACAGCCTATTATTATTTCACTGGCACGTTTGGCGACCCGAGAGAGAACCTCATCATAAATACTGTCTTGAATTAATAACCGAGATCCAGCCACACAACTCTGGCCACTAGCACTGAAAATACTCAGTAAAATACCATTTACCGCGCTATTGATATCCGCATCTTCAAAAATAATCATCGGTGACTTACCACCAAGCTCTGTCGACACTTCAGCAAAATTATTAGCCGAGTTATGGATAATATGTCGCGCAGACTCAAGCCCACCCGTAAAACTTATACGGTCGACTAGGCGGTGAGAACTTAGTACTTTGCCACAAGGGTCACCAAAGCCTGTGACAATATTGACCACACCTGGGGGGAAACCCGCCTCTTCGAAAACTTTTGCGAATTCTAACATCGCCGCCGACGCATGCTCAGAGGCCTTTAATACAACAGTATTACCTGTCGCTAAAGCGGGGGCTATTTTCATGGCTGTTAGAAACAGCTGTGAATTCCAAGGCACAATTGCCGCCACTACACCCAGGGGCTCACGCACTGTCATCGCGAACATATTAGGTTTGTCGATAGGTAATGTCGCCCCTTGAACCTTATCGGCTAAGCCAGCATAGTAATGGTAATATTCCGAAATATACCCAGCCTGCCAACGCGTCTCTTTTAATAACTTTCCGGTATCTCGCGTTTCAATTTCACCCAAAGTCTCTGAGTGTGCTGTTAAAATATCACCCAGCCTACGCAACAACTTACCGCGTTGAGTAGGAAGCATTGTACTCCATGGGCCACTAGTAAAGGCCCTGTGAGCAGCCTCTACAGCGCGCTCAACATCAGCGGCACTAGCTTCAGGTATAAGCGCCCAACTTTCCCCTGTAGCAGGATTTATGCTTTCAAAAGTCTTGCCGTC
Above is a window of Dasania marina DSM 21967 DNA encoding:
- a CDS encoding PhnD/SsuA/transferrin family substrate-binding protein; its protein translation is MKQAVSSLTLTLLLLSLGMATQAAIPAMPATIEFHVYPLYSAKLRQVWASGYQQQLASEAGIKTQFKTANSLAEFIHNTQSPSHKLVASPLHVALYLQKTYGYTLLMQQIYSTEWVLISKKSTAFNGPDSLNGQCLAVPDQLDALSIAALAEINLLKKSQTQFQVIDKTTQDQSLFAVAKGECAFAIVADLVVEKALRSSLQNIKYDMRGGKKSMSLVFSLSPQTPAALQQVIQQSLLEIGHGPKQNSNFLSPPAQTISSQGDDIQANNTTLNALDVIEQQLDAKKL
- a CDS encoding DUF5062 family protein, with the translated sequence MKKIKNEPELVTEALRVGAVYIKKRGVGEFEASDSAKNKVTYLYRLLAHDKLIQPLAKGQDNEPNMRHKLALWIARQLPEDHPLLKD
- a CDS encoding pentapeptide repeat-containing protein, with translation MNLAEKSEYWSEHFKGLDFSAQAITAIDFEGCTFKGCDFSEATFNKCNFVDCEFINCNLSLVNIAYSKFSEVYFRESKLIGVNWTKAWWSGLLLSSPIKFYRSILNDSSFYGLAMKDLVLEECKAHDVDFREGDFSCSNFTYTDLSGSLFSNSNLSGADFSEASNYDINIYQNVIKQAKFSRFEAVRLLDSLEIELVD
- a CDS encoding DUF1456 family protein, yielding MTNNDVLRRIRYAFDFNDTKMIAIFALADSIVSREEISDWLKKDDDPAYQTINDRSLATFLNGLIIDKRGKKDGPQPEPESRLNHNIVLKKMKIALNLQAEDMLEVMSSADFRMSKHELSAFFRKPEHKHYRECKDQILRHFLKGVQIKYRGPIDEA
- a CDS encoding DUF2986 domain-containing protein; translation: MNRKKKINQVFKKKVKQANARLNGKAKPRYISKAERLKLEQDSDSTTGTADTESIES
- a CDS encoding amidohydrolase — its product is MNLKAFTAALPLPSLLITSLLITACGSPASPPADSADLILQGGQVYTLDPQQPWAEAVAIKQGKIIYVGDSAGAAAYKGSNTQLSELNGKMLLPAFQDSHIHPVSGGLAYGKCPLFGLKKLEAVLAAVADCVSQTPDDSPIFARGWGWEVFNGEQPHKQQLDAISSTRPIITKDTDGHTLWVNSAALQLAGITRSSQSPAGGAITKDKKTGEPTGTLMEGPAMKLVTDKLPAVTTGQVVDALRYTQNYLHGLGITAMQDANVNISGSNPNTTLDAYAQMRDSGELKLRVSAALGWNPGAGLDQIDNIIKARDNYSGGRLQANTVKFWADGIIETRTAYMLDPYSDAPDNRGFLMIPDKELVEGGRLLDAEGFQLHIHAIGDGTVRKALDVIENARKHNGKRDSRHLTAHTQIVHPDDIARFGQLDVIAGFSPYWAYADDYVLNINPPQLGPVRMGWMYPINSIQQSGGRIAFGSDWSVSTADPLLAIETAVTRISPHNGEDTPALIPKERISLAQAISAYTLGAAYANFLDQQTGSIQVGKYADLVVLSDNLFEVAPADISEAKVTATIMEGAVVYGELN
- a CDS encoding carnitinyl-CoA dehydratase; the protein is MSEPVKVTRNGRVLEIVLDNPKANAINITISQRLGEAFVLLRDDPELRVGIITGGGDRIFCAGWDLKALNAGEMSTNNWWEDDYGPGGFAGLTELWDLNKPVIGALNGLTIGGGFELALACDLLIAGDNVEFSLPELPLGLVPDAGAIQRLAKRLPYNKAIEMFLIGERMSAAEAASYGLVNKVVPQDKLMETARAWANQLAESAPLAVQSIKELMRATEGDTIKESFNTVRTADLPTYRALLTSEDAQEGVQAFVEKRDPSFKGE
- a CDS encoding 3-hydroxyacyl-CoA dehydrogenase NAD-binding domain-containing protein, whose amino-acid sequence is MSQKFSPIKPSDVKYVTCIGAGPIGAGWAAYFLAHGYHVTSYIHDLKEEKLLRALIENAWISLEALGLSEGASLENFSCTNDLAKAVAKAEFIQESIPENLGLKQALYTKLGELVAANVVIASSTSGLSMTDIQAQCSTPHRTVVGHPFNPPYLLPLVEMVKGEKTLPEAVDWLVEFYKSAGKAPLVLSKDIPGFIATRLQEAIWREALHMVDNNEATVEEIDFAITNGPGPRWALMGPCLTFHNGGGEGGMAYNLDQFGPTLKIPWTRLVAPELTQELRDKMVDGCIREAGEHDYISLSRARDAGLVAIQKALKGMTLPLS
- a CDS encoding carboxymuconolactone decarboxylase family protein gives rise to the protein MSSKKFEEGLKIRKEVVGEEYVNDSINNADDFTMPLQELVTEYCWGSVWARDGLPRKTRSLLNLVMLTALNRPHELKLHLVGAINNGCSKEEIMEALLQTAIYCGVPAAIDSFRTARAVLDDL
- a CDS encoding flavin reductase family protein, which codes for MVDQTLYRSVLGQFATGVVVVTAADGDGGLTGLTVNAFSAVSLDPPLIMVCPQKTSVSCQHIVKHKKFAVHILTASQAETAWAFAKRDVDIGDIAWHMSDSGIPVLNDCLALIECRLWEIYEGGDHHILVGEVIHMESSSAEQQPLMFHRGTMSSLPHLEAI
- a CDS encoding aldehyde dehydrogenase, which translates into the protein MSLNQEKNMTELIKYQMYIDGQRVDAEDGKTFESINPATGESWALIPEASAADVERAVEAAHRAFTSGPWSTMLPTQRGKLLRRLGDILTAHSETLGEIETRDTGKLLKETRWQAGYISEYYHYYAGLADKVQGATLPIDKPNMFAMTVREPLGVVAAIVPWNSQLFLTAMKIAPALATGNTVVLKASEHASAAMLEFAKVFEEAGFPPGVVNIVTGFGDPCGKVLSSHRLVDRISFTGGLESARHIIHNSANNFAEVSTELGGKSPMIIFEDADINSAVNGILLSIFSASGQSCVAGSRLLIQDSIYDEVLSRVAKRASEIIIGCPLDDESQMGPLATRNQLANIEASVAKSLAMGGKLVHGGRRPPHLDNGGLYYEPTIIECPSMDVEVANKEMFGPVVSVLRFRDEQDAIKIANDTNFGLASGVFTSDLGRGIRMSKAIRAGIVWLNTYRTVSPMAPFGGYKDSGHGRESGLQAIYDYTREKTIWINTSVEPIDDPFRMQ